Below is a window of Falco rusticolus isolate bFalRus1 chromosome 9, bFalRus1.pri, whole genome shotgun sequence DNA.
gttggttgggtttttgtagccaacttttttttaatatggttaaaaacaaacagtcaatctctagaggaaaaaaaaagacaacttcaACTTTCCAGCTCTCATTATCACCTTTAATTACCACTACAGCGAGCCCTGGAAGACTTCTGTTGGTTTGGAATGAAGAGACAACAtgaaatagctttaaaaaacccaaccaaacaaaaaactaccAACTAGGCATCTTAGAAGACCCAACTGAGAAACTTACTTATATGCAACATACTGTGAAACATGAGGCTTAATATAAAGATTGTACACATTAGAAGTGACAAGTGCTGAGAAAAGGATTTTGTCTTCTCCCCTCCATCTGTAAACCATTTGTAAAGCCTGTCAACACTTACTCCCCTAACAGCAACAAAGTGTGAAGGACTTCTGGAAATTTACTATTAACACTCTTATCTCTGTGATGATGTTCAGACAAGctttcaaaaccagcagcacatGAACTAATTATGTAGAGACTTGAGGGGGTGGCAGGGATAAGGAGAAAAAACTCAAAGCAGTTATTTCGCAACTGGAAAGTAatcttaggatttttttttttagtttagttttgttgttgttatttaaaGGTAATTCTGAAAATCTAGcaactgctttcagtttttcagttccttttctttccttttgtcaaGAGAAGTTATCTACCTGCCACTACTAACTATGCAAGGCATTTACCCACTGCTTTCAACCAGGTATGTAAAATTTGTAGTTCCCCTACGGCAACAGTAGTTTTGCAGAACTTAAAAACCAGTACAGCAGATCTGGCTATTCCAATTAATAGTCACTACATAAAGACTCAGCACTTTACTGCAAATGGAGGTTGTGTAGCTTGTAGCATAGGTAGCTTAGGCCATAGAAAACTTAAAGAGACATTGTTTCATAAATGCTTTCCCTAACACTCCAGACCTTGAAGACTTCCACAGCTGGTTATTAAATATCGTCATCGAAAGTACAGTTTGtagaacacaaaaataatctccagaaaatatgtaaatccttttagtttcttctgaaacaaTAGTGCAAAACTGCCATCATGTGACTAGGTCACTGGGGAGTAACACCAAAGCTGTATGTGGAGTGCAAGCACAAGGATACCTGTGCCATACTCAGccattcaatttttttcaaaaaacacacAGCTTCACCCCACTCGGACAAAAATAACTGAAGGATTTTATTAACTAGAAGATCGTTATTTCTAAAGATTCACTAAAACTGAAGTCTATTAGTCATTCTGTTTACCAAATTTCACTTTATTTGAAGCGTTAACCCACTGCCTCCAGGAAAAGGGGCAGAAACAGTCAGAAAATAACTTGAAGAGACATGTTAAAACATCGGACAAATAAACCTCTTCAAAAGGCAGCTGACTACTTCTTGAGGTATAAATTTGCATTGAGGCAGGAATACTAATTCTCTAGCacaataaatagaaattatagcagcagcacagaattaAATGGTTTTGGTCTGAATTTTAACATCTGACTAAGCCCTTTAAGCCCTATAACCAACACAGTACGCATAATTTTAATACTACTAACATCTCTTTTTGCTACAGAAAAGGTGGTAAAAACataagcaacaacaaaaagacaaCATATGCTTACATACAGCATAAACAATAAAAGCAGACTTCggtgtaatttcttttaaaattgatCTCTAAATTTCTGCTCAAGATTCCACAGACAAATTCCCACAAAGAAACCATTCTTCAGAATCTACCACTGAGGAAAACAACTGAATTTGCAGAACATTCTTATTTATCGCTCTGTAGGAGTGCATATGTATATAACTTCGAACCATTGTCTACTGGAAGTTGCCTCTAAGTTACTGGTTACTGAGGTTTAACTCATCAACCGAGGACCACAGCAAATCTGTTCAGGTTTCTTTTCGTCCCTGCACTCCTTCCTATTCCTGAAACAGGTACTTTATCGTGCATTGAAATTTGATTTTGACAGCATTAGCTCCAAATAAAAGTCTCCCAAAGAGGCTTGTGGGAACTTTTTATACGCAGCTTTGTTTCAGGGCAGGAGGCGCAGCCCCCATGACCAGCAGCACGCCAGGCCTGCAGCCACATGCCCATGTGGACTGTCACCACCCTTAGCTCTCACGGCCGCgacagcctggcacagcaccccGCCGAACGTCATTTCTCTCGCAGCGAGGATTTGCCCCCTCACACGGAACGTGCTACCTTTAGCGGCTCACGCCTCCCTGGCACGGCTGCACCGCTGCCGGAAAGTCTGTGCAGAACCAGGCCCAAAGCGATCCGGCACCCAGACCCCTCTCCACATGGAAGCAAGGCGCACTGCCCCACGCCGCCGGGGGCGGGTGCCCGGGGCACGCTGGCTGCGCGAAGCTCAGCTAGAGACGACGAAAGCCCCAGCACTGAAGGCCGGCTCCGGGGAGGCTACGTGCAGCCGCACAGGCGGCCTCCCGCCACGTcccgctgccctccctccaGCGCATCACGCGAACAGGGGCCGGAGGGGCCGCAAGCAGCAGGGGGGACCCCGCACCTcggcgcagcccccggcccggccgccgcctcccgcccaGCCCCAGGCGATGGAGCTGCGCTCCGGGCCGGCCTGGGCGAGCTCCGCACTGCCCAGGCCGTGCGGGCACAGCCGCCCCCCGGCACCCCGCAGCCGCCGAGAGGAAAGGGAGGTGGGGGACCCCCGCCGAGGCCCCCTCCGCGCCCAGCCCCGGCGCTCACCTGGCCGCTTCCCCTCGGCCCGGGGAGGGTGCAGCCCCGGCCGGTACAAACCTTTGTTCCCCACGGCGGTGGTGGGGCTGCCGCCGCCGGAGCTGCCGCCCCCAGGCCACTCCTGGCGGGGACCGAGCAGCGGCCGCTCTCCCTGGGAGCTGCCGCCGGGGCTGGCGGTGCTCGGCCGGGCTCTCTTCCGAGGGGGGTCCCGCCCGCAGCCCGCACTCATCCTCAGCGGGCCCGCCCAGCCCGCCTCAGCCGCGCGGGCCCGCCAGCGGCCGCCGGGGCCAGGCGGCTGCCGCCCCCCGGGGACGGCGCGACGatgcggcggcggcggctctgCCCCTCCGCATCCTCCGGCCCGCGGCGCCGGGCGCTTTCCGCCAGCCGCGCCCTCGGCGGGAGGCGCGGAaggagcggcggggccggagccGAGCCGCGTCTGGCGAGGGGATCTGGGGGCCACCGCCGCTCGCAGCAAAATGGCTCCCCGCCCGCCTCACCCCTCTCACCATGGCGACCGCGCTCCTCCCccgccggcagcggcggcgcgGGCCGGAAAGCAGCGCGGCGCGCTTTACGGCGGCGGCGCGGAGGTCGCTgctgcggcgggcggcggggcccggtgGCGCCATGGAGGGCGGCGGCAACTCCAAGGGCACGGGCCTCGGCGGCCTGTTCGGCGCCGGCGGGGTGGGCTACTCGCACGCCGACCTGGCCGGGGTGCCACGTGAGTACCGGCGCGCAGGGGCGGCCGGTGTACCGGCCGCCCTCGGCCCGggtggcggggccggggtgggggggctgtgTCCGCTTTCCGTCAGCGGGCAGGGCCAGGCGGGCCTGCTGGCCCGGGGCGCGGCGCCGCCGGGAGATCGGCACGGCGCGTCCCGGGCTGGGGCTCTGCCGGCCGCCGAGCCCGCGGGAAGCCGAGCGCAGCGCTTCCCCCGCCTGCCGGGGCCGCCGGGAGCAGGGTGACACACGGGGCCCGCCGCAGCCGGGCCCTGGCGGGCAGCGTGGCGCGACGGGCGATGGTGACGGAGGCGGCGTGTCCGTCCCACTCGTGCCGCTCCCGTAGTCCCCCCTGAAAGCGGGGGGTTGTCGGCCGGGGCCGTATTTTACTCGGTTGTGCAACTTAAGCTTCAGCGCACGAGGTCAGCCCCCTTTTAATTCACTGGGTGGGAAATTGTTACTGGGGGAAGTGGTGGTCAcgtgttctgggtttttttcctttcagtaacTGGAATGAGCCCTTTGTCCCCGTATTTAAACTTGGATCCCAGGTATCTAGTCCAGGTAAGAAGGcagcttctttttattttgttggacTCGATTCCGTTGTTTGTACAGTCGTGCGTGAAGGCGTCAGAAACCCACAGTGCTGTGCAGTGTGCACTGAAGTCTTGAACTGTTGAGCAGGTGAAAGGAAcgatttttttcagtattgttcCTAATAAAAGCTTGCAGCGCCATGGCAtctaagagaagaaaatcagtttaaatatttaggATAAGTAAGACCGTTGCATCAATATAAGTGTCTCTCTCCATTGAAGAGGGGATGTCTCCCTCCGTACTCAGGCATACAGCCCCAAGCGCTCTTGCACAAGTTCTGCCATTTGTCACGCCCTCCACTGAGCCCCTTCAACCAGTAGGAGCAGCCAGAAACTCTCCACTCTTAAGCGAATCAGTTTTTTATACTGTGATGAGTTTCCTCCGTTTACAGAAGTGTTTAACCAAACCCCAGACCTGATACAGGCTTTGTCATCGGATGTGCTGACTTCACAGCACTTACCTTACGTCATTTCCCAGCTGAAGGGAGACCATCATGAAGTAGAGCTTTCTGGTTTATTCTACAGAATAATTATCATACTTACACAGCTGAACATTAGTTAACATCAGCTGATGGCCAGTAGGCCCccataaggaaaataaaatcctagaatgttttcctttctcaacaATATTAACTACAGCTGAAAAGGTGTAGTTAATCCAATAaggatgcattttttaatgattttatttagttaatatatatatttatgacTTGGGTTATCTGAGAACATTAAGTTTTGTAGGAGCACTGAAGGTAAACGGTTGTGGAATGTCTGCTAATCTGTGTGCCTATTGTTTCACGGTATGCTGGGTCACAgctttttttaagtggaaaactCTGCAGTTCTGGGGGCTGTTTTTTATATTCCTCTCTCACTAGAAGCTGTTGTAGTCAAGATTACAACGTAACGTTCCCGTAGCAGTACAAAACAGGGGATATGCCTCTGTTTGAAGTAGATTCCCTAGTGTGATTAGGTGGCCTCCTGTTGAGTGGTCAAAAAAAACACTAAGTGATTATTTAGACCTCTTCTGAAAATACCCTCTCTAAAGCGGTCTTGTTTGGTTAGTACAGTATATCTGGAAACATACTGGTGTCAAAAATGGTATAACAGAATTTTGTTGGAACAATATGTGTATGctaaaagattttttattaaaaaaaaaaggcttgcttGAAGAGAAAGTGCTACTGTCATGAATAACTTCTGAAACAGTTCCTTAGTGATGGAACCCTAGAGGTTACAGTTTGTGTTGTAACACTTCTCTTTATGTTCAGCACTAGCGAGTACATTGAAATAAATCTCACATTAAATGTGAGAATAAAACTTTACTTGGAACAAGTTGGAGACACAAGCTGTGGGGTCTCCATCCCTGAAGCAGCACAAACCCCAGCTACGGCCCTGAGCAGCCAGCGGtagctggccctgctttgaaCAGTGCTTTTAGGAGCACTAAACAGTCTCCACAGGTCCCTTAAAACCTgaactattctgtgattctaaaaacccaaggaaaaagACATAGCTAATATTTTAGAATACAAGAACTTAAATTATTAGCCTTTAAAATTGGTTTGTCTGTGAAGGTGTGCGTGGAATGATGAGGGTCTCCTGTATTTAAAGACCATCCACTGGCTTTCAGAATGCAGAGGGAAAGTCAGCCTGATTGTTGAGAATCTTACATTTCGGTCCTGGCCTTCCCATAATGATGAGTGGTACAATGGTACTCATGAGTttaaaacccactttttttttttgttgttagtcCAGTAATGCAGgcacaaaatgtgttttctgcaaTGCTTTTGTTACCTTCAACAGGTATGCATTATAAAATAGCATGCCAGCCTTTTGTCAGAAACCTAAAGGATAGCCCTCCTAGGTGTTTATAGAAACATAGAGGTTACTTACAGACAATGACAGCTTCATCCTGACCTTTTGGACAATAGTGAAAATTGTTGGGAACTGCTAAGTCGTGTACGCGCTCAGTTTCTCGAAATACCTAGTGACAGGAAAGATAGAAACCATATTATAGGTTCAGCTTATTGCTGAAGTATTCAGAGTTTTAGAAGCTGGGGTTATTTTCTGTATTGCCATCCACATTCAGTGCCAAGTATGGACTAAGTGCAATTATTTGAGCCTGCGGTTGTTGCGGTCATACAAATTGGTTAAATAGGGGGTGAATAATACCATAACTGGAAAGcacagaagcattaaaaaagagATCTTACTGCTTTAGCACCTTATTGACACGTGTACGTCTTGTCGGTGTCTCATATACAAAAAGTGCTTTGGACCACCACCTCTCTACACATATGCTTGTTATCAGCCCATTTCTCTAGCTTTTTAGACCAATCTGATTTATGAGAACATAGGCCTGTCCCTGTGGGAGAAAGGTGGACATGTAAAAAACTACCAATCCCATATTTCATGCCTAATCATCACTTATtctattccttccttttttcatgtctttaaaATAGGTCACTTAGCgcaataaaatacagctttcagtACAAGGGCAGTTTTTCTTCAAGGTCAGAGTAGTGGGAAACCTTAATGCATTTCTGCATCAGTATAGGTTGCTCAGTGCTGCGTAATCAGACAACAGGAATGTTTTTAGAGGGGAATGAATCTTGTGTTGTCTGCTGCAAGgatataataaataattatgcaaatagtaatttttaaaaagcccaaacaacATCCCACACAGTATGAATTCCTTGGCTGCTTGATGTAATCTAGGATTACAgctaggtggaaaaaaaaaagctcactATCTTTTTTAggtcttttttcattcttgttaAAGCATACACATAGCATATTCCATCTCTATGCTTGCATAGACAACAGTTTTCCAGAAACACTGGTTGTACCTGTCTCTTCTTTAGTTCATTGTatggattaaagaaaaaagaaatgtaatatgGCCTACATTTTGAAGCTGGTATGCttggaaaatacaaaagcatttttttttgttttgtttccccccAGGATACAGATGAGTTTATTTTGCCCACAGGAGCCAACAAAACTCGAGGCAGATTTGAGTTGGCCTTTTTTACCATTGGAGGATGTTGCATGACAGGTAGGTCTCATTGCttagttttttcatttttcccaaCTGTCCAGGTAACACCTGTGTACTACAGTAACTGACAAAGATTGTTGAGTTCTGTCTTCTGCAATATAGCCTTACATAAACAGCTGTTTGACTTCAGTCTATACACTGAAGTCTCTTCTCAGTATTTGCTTCTAGTattgttctttttgttcctttttcttcttaaaaactAATAACTGACATTATGCTAACTAGGGGCAGCATTTGGTGCACTGAATGGTTTGCGACTTGGCTTGAAGGAGACACAAAATATGGCGTGGTCAAAACCTAGAAATGTACAGTAAGTGTTTAATCTCAAAAAACAGTACACTTCAGTGACAGAGTTGTTTCTTCCAGCTTCTACAAGGTTAGATCTAAAtatgctgcaaaaataaatgtatttttgtgtctttaatggggaaaaatgaGAGTCAGTGTTTGTCTTCATCAAGTCACGAAATGTTTTTGGTTATAATGATGTTCGGTtcaagctttctgcttttcatttagtGACAAGTGCTATGTCCTCTGACTTACCTTAAATATTTGAGAATAGATCACTACTTTGATATTTACGAGTAATCTGCTTCAAACTCAAAATGATGGTTTTATATGATGACATATTCCcagaaaaaagccccacaatTTTGCTTtgagctgtttttctctgtcacTTACTTGAGAGTGAGGTCTCTCTCCTTTCCCAAACTTTTCAAACAGGAAGAAATGACAATTCAGGAGCAAGGCCCATGTGGATTTGCATTAGGCATGACATTGGTGCATGCTGCTGAGCAAGTGTTGCATGGTGGAAGTTGTTCTGGATTGTGGTGTCCATGAACACCCACGGCATTCACTGTTTTCACCTTAGCAGATCATTTGAAAGAACACGGTAAAAATAGAGAGgcattttttccagcagtaTGTTTCTCCTTCTAGAAGTACTGGTAGCTTAGACGTAACTGTCAGAAAACTTAGTGCCTCTGAAGGAGACATAGGAAACTAGAGGAATGGTATAACTGGGGGAAACAGTTTTCACTCCCACAGTACTTTGGAAAAAGGGAATTTTAGAGGAGGAATTTTAGTATTTCCTAGCACATTTGTCCAGGCTCACCtcctttttaaattctgtttctgtattCTTCATCCCCTTCTTTACCATCTTTAGAGTTAGAACCAAAATATCACCCACCATAATTATGACTCTTCTGTAATGTTCTAGATGAACAGGATTGTATTTTACATATTCAGAATGAGCCAAGTCAGACAAAACCACGCTCTTAAGCACAAGGGTAGCTGGTTCAAGCCCAGTAGGTGGCAGCCAGGCCGCACGCTGTTGGTAGGCCTTGCCCTTCAAGGGAAAAGGCCTGTTGAAGGTCATCACCTTGCAACAGTGTATTAAGTTCCATGTTTTCCTAATCAGATGCAGGGACCAGACTTGCCTAGCTAGTGTTTCCTTCAAATTTATCCTTAAcatgtacattatttttttttaatttgaattttgctGTTAATATTCTGTCATCAAATGTTTCACAGTATGTTATGGTTATTAAAATTACGAATTTTCTCATCCATTCAGAACTGATGCAATGTTAACAAAATGGGTGTTGGGGGTGTAATTAGGGGGAGATTGTCAATACCCTGGCAtcttaaatttttattcttgtttcagTGTTCCATTATTAAATTCATTACTTAACCATATTCAGTAATGGTCTGTGTCTCCtaatgaaaattataaaaaaaaaggaaaaatagtggAGAATGAAC
It encodes the following:
- the TIMM23B gene encoding mitochondrial import inner membrane translocase subunit Tim23B isoform X1; the protein is MEGGGNSKGTGLGGLFGAGGVGYSHADLAGVPLTGMSPLSPYLNLDPRYLVQDTDEFILPTGANKTRGRFELAFFTIGGCCMTGAAFGALNGLRLGLKETQNMAWSKPRNVQILNMVTRQGALWANTLGSLALLYSAFGVIIEKTRGAEDDLNTIAAGTLTGMLYKSTGGVRGIARGGIAGLTLTGLYALYNNWEHMKGSLTRQSL
- the TIMM23B gene encoding mitochondrial import inner membrane translocase subunit Tim23B isoform X2, whose amino-acid sequence is MEGGGNSKGTGLGGLFGAGGVGYSHADLAGVPLTGMSPLSPYLNLDPRYLVQDTDEFILPTGANKTRGRFELAFFTIGGCCMTGAAFGALNGLRLGLKETQNMAWSKPRNVQILNMVTRQGALWANTLGSLALLYSAFGVIIEKTRGAEDDLNTIAAGTLTGMLYKSTGNLLRGLNISCPATGLHSTVPYCLKSATDLEVECVG